From the Bacillus sp. SM2101 genome, one window contains:
- the trpA gene encoding tryptophan synthase subunit alpha, whose protein sequence is MIATKPFRSKLTKTKDLFIPFIMAGDPSPELTIDLAVNLQQAGADILELGVPYSDPLADGPTIQDAANRALQHKMTLRKAIELVPEMRKKGVSIPVVIFTYYNPVLQVGEDAFFNHMKENDVDGLLIPDLPFEESEQMRDRCNKEGIEFISLVAPNSEDRVQKIAENATGFLYCVSSLGVTGTRKELNTDISTFLEHVKLHSKVPVAVGFGVSTYEQVKMLQQHCDGVIIGSAIINLIAAQQDALLNQETRQQALQAFKNNIMKMIGK, encoded by the coding sequence ATGATAGCTACAAAGCCATTTCGTTCAAAGCTCACTAAAACAAAAGATTTATTCATCCCATTTATTATGGCGGGTGACCCTTCTCCTGAACTAACGATTGACCTTGCTGTTAATTTACAGCAAGCCGGTGCCGATATACTTGAATTAGGTGTACCATACTCAGATCCATTAGCTGATGGACCAACTATCCAAGATGCTGCAAACCGAGCTCTGCAGCATAAGATGACACTTAGAAAGGCTATCGAGCTTGTACCTGAGATGAGAAAGAAAGGTGTATCAATTCCTGTAGTTATCTTTACTTATTATAATCCTGTATTACAAGTAGGTGAGGATGCATTTTTTAATCATATGAAGGAAAATGATGTCGATGGCTTGTTAATTCCTGATTTGCCATTTGAAGAAAGTGAACAAATGAGAGACCGGTGTAACAAAGAAGGTATAGAATTTATATCACTCGTAGCACCTAATTCAGAAGATCGTGTACAAAAAATTGCAGAAAATGCAACTGGCTTTTTATATTGTGTATCTTCGTTAGGTGTAACCGGGACAAGAAAAGAATTGAATACAGATATTTCAACCTTTTTAGAACATGTTAAACTGCATAGCAAAGTACCTGTTGCTGTAGGCTTCGGTGTATCGACATACGAACAAGTAAAAATGCTTCAGCAACATTGTGACGGCGTAATTATTGGAAGTGCCATCATTAACTTGATTGCAGCACAGCAAGATGCCTTATTAAATCAAGAAACTAGACAACAAGCATTGCAAGCTTTTAAAAATAACATAATGAAAATGATAGGTAAATAA
- the trpB gene encoding tryptophan synthase subunit beta, which yields MKQTVPDQHGRFGKFGGKYVPETLMAPLAELEQALQEAMSDPEFKQQYTEILKEYSGRPTALTYADQLTEKIGGAKIYLKREDLNHTGAHKLNNAIGQALLAKRMGKTKIIAETGAGQHGVATATVAAKFGLECKVFMGKEDIRRQKLNVFRMQLLGAEVIPVSSGSQTLKDATNEAIRYWVSHCDDHFYIIGSVVGPHPYPKMVRDFQRIIGDEAKEQFLLKENHLPNRVYACVGGGSNAIGMFYPFLEDDVELIGVEAAGLGVDTDEHAATLTKGTPGVIHGSLTYLIQDEDGQIIEPYSISAGLDYPGIGPEHAYLHQTKRVRYEYVTDTEALNALLFLSQEEGIIPAIESAHALAKAFEEAKQMSSDETILICLSGRGDKDMSTLIDKLKGEDDHDSYKAISFKAH from the coding sequence ATGAAACAGACAGTCCCTGACCAACACGGACGCTTCGGTAAGTTCGGTGGTAAATACGTACCTGAAACGTTAATGGCACCATTAGCAGAATTAGAACAAGCACTACAAGAAGCAATGAGTGACCCTGAATTTAAACAGCAGTATACAGAGATTTTGAAAGAATATAGCGGACGACCGACTGCTCTAACGTATGCAGATCAGCTTACTGAAAAAATCGGTGGTGCGAAAATTTATTTAAAACGTGAAGATTTGAATCATACAGGTGCACATAAATTAAATAATGCAATCGGACAGGCATTATTAGCTAAGAGGATGGGGAAAACAAAAATTATAGCAGAAACTGGTGCAGGCCAACACGGAGTTGCAACAGCAACTGTTGCTGCTAAATTCGGATTAGAATGTAAAGTCTTTATGGGTAAAGAAGATATTAGAAGGCAAAAATTGAACGTATTTCGTATGCAGTTATTAGGTGCTGAGGTCATTCCTGTCTCAAGCGGATCCCAAACATTAAAGGATGCCACAAACGAAGCGATACGTTATTGGGTTAGCCACTGCGATGATCATTTCTATATCATCGGCTCAGTTGTTGGTCCTCATCCATACCCAAAAATGGTTAGAGATTTCCAACGAATTATCGGTGATGAAGCGAAAGAGCAATTTTTGTTAAAGGAAAATCATTTACCGAATCGGGTATATGCCTGTGTTGGTGGTGGTAGTAATGCAATCGGTATGTTCTATCCATTTTTAGAAGATGACGTAGAGCTAATTGGTGTCGAAGCTGCCGGACTTGGTGTCGATACTGATGAACATGCAGCAACTCTAACAAAGGGTACTCCTGGTGTCATTCATGGATCACTCACCTATTTAATACAAGATGAGGACGGTCAAATTATTGAACCTTATTCCATTTCTGCTGGTTTAGATTATCCAGGTATTGGACCAGAGCATGCTTATCTTCATCAAACGAAACGTGTTCGTTATGAGTATGTCACTGATACCGAAGCATTAAATGCCCTACTGTTCCTTTCTCAAGAAGAAGGGATTATTCCTGCGATCGAAAGTGCTCATGCACTAGCAAAAGCATTCGAAGAAGCAAAACAAATGTCCAGTGATGAAACCATTCTTATTTGTTTGTCAGGGCGAGGTGATAAGGACATGAGTACATTAATAGATAAGTTGAAAGGAGAAGATGACCATGATAGCTACAAAGCCATTTCGTTCAAAGCTCACTAA
- a CDS encoding phosphoribosylanthranilate isomerase, protein MKTTKVKLCGNRSLVDLKTTTASTADYIGIIFSASKRQVNPVQLAEWIEKYPLQDKQQLVGVFVNEDISTIMNVLNNVNLDVIQLHGTETVPYILSLREHVDIPIWKVIHHQRQGLQLMQTYSGVVDGYVVDSKVQGSWGGSGITFDWEAVPSYLKEAQQQGVPCFIAGGITPQNVAQLLHYEPFGIDVSSGIEAQNQKDNEKITSLLEEIHREVDVR, encoded by the coding sequence TTGAAAACAACTAAGGTGAAATTATGTGGTAATCGCTCACTCGTAGATTTAAAAACTACAACTGCGTCTACCGCTGACTATATAGGGATTATTTTCTCAGCGAGCAAACGCCAAGTTAACCCTGTTCAGCTAGCTGAGTGGATTGAAAAATATCCTCTACAAGACAAACAGCAACTAGTTGGTGTTTTTGTGAACGAAGATATTTCAACAATCATGAACGTACTCAACAATGTAAACCTTGATGTCATCCAATTGCATGGAACTGAAACTGTACCATATATCTTATCCTTACGTGAACATGTTGACATACCTATATGGAAAGTCATTCACCATCAACGTCAAGGGTTACAGCTAATGCAAACATATAGTGGCGTCGTTGACGGCTATGTCGTTGATAGTAAAGTCCAAGGTTCATGGGGTGGGTCTGGTATAACCTTCGATTGGGAAGCTGTTCCTTCGTATCTTAAAGAAGCACAGCAGCAAGGTGTTCCTTGCTTTATAGCTGGAGGGATCACTCCTCAGAACGTAGCACAATTGCTTCATTACGAGCCATTTGGAATTGATGTTTCTAGTGGTATTGAAGCACAAAATCAGAAAGATAACGAGAAGATAACAAGCTTATTAGAAGAAATTCATAGAGAGGTAGATGTGAGATGA
- the trpC gene encoding indole-3-glycerol phosphate synthase TrpC, translating to MLEKILEVKREEINKLELRDEVQVEKFSFYEALKNTTLPLGLIAEVKKASPSKGIIRGDFHPTTIAKAYEQAGASAISVLTDEPFFQGHHSYLSEIKKIVNIPALRKDFIIDSIQVEESRRLGADAILLIGEALSPVHLHELYVQAQEADLDVLVEVHSKETLDNILSVFTPKIIGINNRNLKTFETSLHQTIDLVRDVPKDSLLVSESGIFTNEDIKMLKHCGANAVLVGEALMRQDDLVHAIHQLMGSEYVENN from the coding sequence ATGCTTGAAAAGATTTTAGAAGTAAAACGTGAAGAGATCAATAAGTTAGAACTACGAGATGAAGTACAAGTAGAAAAGTTTTCATTTTATGAAGCATTGAAAAACACTACTCTACCACTTGGACTAATTGCGGAAGTAAAAAAAGCATCTCCTTCCAAAGGGATCATTCGAGGAGATTTTCATCCAACGACTATTGCTAAAGCGTATGAACAAGCTGGAGCAAGCGCAATTTCTGTACTGACGGATGAACCATTTTTTCAAGGACACCATTCATATTTATCTGAAATAAAAAAAATAGTTAATATACCCGCTCTAAGAAAAGATTTTATTATCGATTCAATTCAAGTTGAAGAAAGTAGACGATTAGGAGCAGATGCCATCCTATTAATTGGTGAGGCACTATCTCCTGTTCACCTACATGAGTTATACGTACAAGCTCAAGAAGCGGATCTCGATGTATTAGTTGAGGTACATTCGAAAGAAACATTAGACAATATATTATCAGTATTCACACCAAAAATCATCGGTATTAACAACAGAAATTTAAAAACATTTGAAACATCACTCCATCAAACAATTGATTTAGTGCGTGATGTTCCAAAAGACAGCCTACTAGTTAGTGAAAGTGGCATTTTCACTAATGAGGATATTAAAATGTTAAAACATTGTGGAGCGAACGCAGTGTTAGTAGGTGAAGCATTAATGCGTCAAGATGACCTAGTTCATGCAATACACCAGTTAATGGGAAGTGAATACGTTGAAAACAACTAA
- the trpD gene encoding anthranilate phosphoribosyltransferase, whose product MIKDTLKQLIEGNTLSEQQSFHTMNDIMSGQLTNSQLATLLTILRLRGETVDEITGFAKAMRHNMKTIEYNDEIVVDTCGTGGDGHSTFNISTAVAICLASLGVKVAKHGNRNVSSSSGSADVLEELNIQIETTPEQGKDALIKKGMTFLFAPNYHFAMKHAAPVRKEIGFRTLFNLLGPISNPANAKHQLIGIFDTSYSEKLAHTLHALGSKHVLFVTGQDGLDEISITADTDIVELKDGKVSRYVFSPEDAGLPRGNMEDLKISSPKESAKLIQQIFTGKANESATNIFLLNAGAGLYVAEQVSSIAEGVHQVKQAIDRGDVHKYYESIRNLKEEQLHA is encoded by the coding sequence ATGATAAAAGATACGTTAAAACAATTAATTGAAGGTAACACTTTGTCAGAACAGCAATCATTTCATACGATGAACGATATTATGTCCGGACAATTAACAAATAGCCAGCTAGCTACTTTACTTACTATTCTTCGCCTGAGAGGTGAAACCGTAGATGAAATTACTGGTTTTGCAAAAGCGATGAGGCATAATATGAAAACAATCGAATATAATGACGAAATTGTCGTTGATACGTGTGGAACGGGTGGTGACGGGCACTCTACTTTTAATATTTCTACTGCAGTTGCCATATGCTTAGCATCATTAGGTGTGAAAGTTGCTAAACACGGAAATAGGAATGTATCCTCTTCAAGTGGAAGCGCTGATGTTCTTGAAGAATTAAATATTCAAATTGAAACAACACCTGAGCAAGGAAAAGACGCTTTAATAAAAAAAGGAATGACGTTTTTATTCGCTCCAAACTATCACTTTGCGATGAAACATGCAGCGCCTGTTCGTAAAGAAATCGGCTTCCGTACATTATTTAATTTATTAGGGCCTATTTCAAACCCTGCAAACGCAAAGCATCAATTAATCGGGATTTTTGATACTAGTTATTCAGAAAAATTAGCACACACTCTTCATGCACTAGGCTCTAAACATGTATTATTCGTTACTGGACAAGATGGCCTAGATGAAATATCAATTACTGCAGACACTGATATCGTCGAGCTGAAAGATGGTAAAGTATCTCGCTATGTATTTTCTCCTGAAGATGCTGGTTTACCGAGAGGAAATATGGAAGATCTAAAAATATCAAGTCCTAAGGAAAGTGCAAAATTGATTCAACAAATTTTTACTGGAAAAGCAAATGAAAGTGCAACGAACATCTTTTTGTTAAATGCAGGAGCCGGATTATATGTAGCAGAACAAGTATCGAGTATTGCTGAAGGGGTTCATCAAGTAAAACAAGCCATTGATCGTGGAGATGTTCATAAATATTACGAATCGATCAGAAATTTAAAGGAGGAGCAGCTCCATGCTTGA
- the trpE gene encoding anthranilate synthase component I: METLQQFIQDTDQYRTIPLTYSFLSDTLTAVQLFQTLRDQATYILESHDPSSPWSRYSFIGLNPFIKIKEEQRTFQIYDYTNDSVAEAPSFKDALNDVLNNLTVKIPEVNFPFKGGGVGYISYDAISDFEKVPDPNNQDIRVARYQFLFCETIIAFDHEKKEVALLHFVRLNGDETDDEKTSLYNGAVTKIDSLLEQIKQSTTLSDLMMPIEQNTEVDLDGIESNYSKEKFKEHVNKIKEYILDGDIFQGVLSQRFHKKVNVSGFELYRVLRKVNPSPYLFYFQMDGFEIIGSSPERLIQIENGHLEIHPIAGTRRRGRTKEEDKALEQELLADEKEIAEHYMLVDLARNDIGRVANFGSVDTPVLKTVTHFSHVMHIISKVTGRLRDDVQPLDALVSSFPAGTVSGAPKIRAMQILQELEPTARNLYAGAIVYIGYDGNIDSCITIRTIFLQDETAYVQAGAGIVADSKPELEWKETVNKASALLRTIQSAEKLFAKAPQQGGMTK; the protein is encoded by the coding sequence ATGGAAACTCTACAACAATTTATTCAAGATACGGATCAATACCGTACAATCCCATTAACTTATAGTTTCTTATCAGATACATTAACAGCGGTCCAATTATTTCAAACGTTACGAGATCAAGCAACTTATATTTTAGAAAGTCATGACCCTTCTTCTCCATGGTCAAGATATTCATTTATCGGCTTAAACCCATTTATAAAAATTAAAGAAGAGCAGCGCACGTTTCAAATTTACGATTACACAAATGATAGTGTAGCTGAAGCTCCCAGTTTTAAAGATGCTTTAAATGATGTATTAAATAATTTAACTGTAAAGATTCCTGAAGTGAATTTCCCATTTAAAGGTGGTGGCGTAGGATATATTTCATATGACGCCATATCGGATTTTGAAAAAGTCCCTGATCCCAACAATCAAGATATACGTGTTGCACGCTATCAATTTCTTTTTTGTGAAACAATTATTGCTTTCGATCATGAGAAAAAAGAAGTTGCTTTGCTACACTTTGTACGTTTAAACGGTGATGAAACCGATGATGAAAAAACTTCACTCTATAACGGTGCTGTAACAAAAATAGACTCTTTACTTGAACAAATTAAACAGTCCACTACATTATCTGATCTAATGATGCCTATTGAGCAAAACACTGAAGTTGATCTTGATGGTATTGAAAGTAATTATTCAAAAGAAAAGTTCAAGGAACATGTAAACAAAATAAAAGAGTATATTTTAGACGGTGATATTTTTCAAGGTGTGTTATCTCAACGTTTTCATAAAAAAGTGAATGTGAGCGGTTTTGAATTATATCGTGTATTACGCAAGGTGAACCCCTCGCCTTATCTGTTTTACTTTCAAATGGACGGCTTTGAGATCATTGGTAGCTCACCTGAGAGGCTCATACAAATTGAGAACGGACACTTAGAAATTCATCCGATTGCCGGCACCCGTCGTCGGGGTCGAACGAAAGAAGAGGACAAAGCACTTGAGCAAGAATTATTAGCAGATGAAAAAGAAATTGCAGAACATTATATGTTAGTAGACCTTGCAAGAAATGATATTGGGCGTGTTGCAAATTTCGGATCAGTTGATACACCAGTGTTAAAGACTGTCACTCATTTTTCTCACGTCATGCACATTATTAGTAAAGTTACGGGTAGGTTACGTGATGACGTTCAACCATTGGATGCTCTTGTGTCCTCATTTCCAGCTGGAACAGTATCAGGTGCACCTAAAATAAGAGCGATGCAAATATTACAAGAGCTTGAACCTACTGCTCGTAACTTATATGCTGGTGCCATAGTTTATATTGGATATGACGGCAATATAGACTCATGTATTACGATTCGAACGATATTTCTCCAAGATGAAACGGCCTATGTTCAAGCAGGCGCAGGTATTGTTGCTGATTCAAAACCAGAGCTTGAATGGAAAGAAACAGTAAACAAAGCCAGTGCCTTGTTACGAACGATTCAATCAGCCGAAAAACTATTTGCAAAAGCACCACAACAAGGAGGAATGACAAAATGA
- a CDS encoding MFS transporter, with product MKWKDWDRNLKVRLFGEGVINILFWMYFPFMAIYFADHFGKGTAGLLLILSQCAGVIANLFGGYCADRFGRKKMMVYSYIGTAFSFILFAAANSPWYESPVLSFIAFSLLGIWGSLYWPASHAMVADVVPEKDRNNVFAIFYMMINIAVVVGPILGGIFFFKYRFELLVMAFVTSVIFSIVLQIYVRETAPKFEQTKQMDGDKKWYSFVMEQMRNYRVIVTDKVFFIFIIAGILVAQTFMQMDLLLAVYMAEIVPVQTILSFNEWTLKASGEQAFSWVIAENGLLVALFTVLATKVSNKFNERNVFMMSALTYGVAIILFGSTVNVWGLFFAMFIFTAAELMAVGIQEGYVAKLAPENMRGQYYAAASLRFTIGRTLAPISIPLTIWIGFTNTFYIIGLLAFVSAGLYYVMGYLMEQQTKSSKGMNKKLV from the coding sequence ATGAAGTGGAAAGATTGGGATCGTAATTTAAAGGTCCGTTTGTTTGGAGAAGGAGTTATAAATATATTATTTTGGATGTATTTCCCATTTATGGCGATCTACTTTGCAGATCATTTTGGTAAGGGAACTGCGGGATTGTTATTAATATTATCTCAATGTGCTGGGGTAATTGCTAATTTGTTCGGAGGATATTGTGCTGACCGTTTTGGCCGCAAAAAAATGATGGTATATTCTTATATTGGAACGGCATTTTCGTTTATACTGTTTGCTGCTGCTAACTCACCATGGTACGAATCACCTGTATTATCATTTATAGCATTTTCATTATTAGGAATATGGGGTTCTCTTTATTGGCCAGCGAGTCATGCAATGGTTGCGGATGTGGTTCCAGAAAAAGATAGAAACAATGTATTTGCAATTTTTTACATGATGATAAATATAGCTGTAGTTGTCGGACCAATACTTGGAGGGATATTCTTTTTCAAATATCGCTTTGAGTTGCTTGTTATGGCATTTGTAACGAGTGTGATATTTTCAATTGTGTTACAAATATATGTACGAGAAACAGCACCGAAATTTGAACAGACGAAGCAAATGGATGGAGATAAGAAATGGTACTCATTTGTAATGGAACAAATGAGAAATTACCGAGTAATTGTGACTGATAAAGTGTTCTTTATCTTTATTATTGCAGGGATTTTAGTTGCACAAACATTTATGCAAATGGACTTATTGTTAGCTGTATATATGGCTGAAATTGTACCAGTTCAAACAATACTCTCTTTTAATGAATGGACATTGAAAGCTTCTGGTGAACAAGCGTTTAGTTGGGTGATTGCGGAAAACGGTTTGTTAGTTGCTTTATTCACTGTTCTTGCTACAAAGGTATCAAACAAATTTAATGAGCGGAACGTGTTTATGATGTCGGCATTGACTTACGGTGTAGCAATTATACTGTTCGGAAGTACTGTAAACGTTTGGGGCTTATTTTTTGCTATGTTTATATTTACAGCCGCAGAATTAATGGCTGTTGGCATACAGGAAGGGTATGTTGCAAAGCTTGCACCTGAAAATATGAGGGGACAATATTATGCTGCGGCTAGCTTAAGATTTACGATAGGTCGTACTCTTGCTCCAATATCTATTCCTTTAACGATATGGATCGGTTTTACTAATACTTTTTATATCATCGGCTTACTAGCTTTCGTTAGTGCGGGACTATATTATGTGATGGGTTATTTAATGGAGCAGCAGACTAAATCGTCAAAAGGTATGAATAAAAAACTAGTATAA
- a CDS encoding GNAT family N-acetyltransferase, whose product MDIKLDDLTGTEITSLIEEHVHNMGIHYPDDINYGFNIEDLKKPEITFWSAWEQNELVGCGALIELDSQHGELKSMKKVPSHLRKGVAKQILEHIIEEAKKRGYTRLSLGTGAMEAFEAARKLYENYGFEYCKPFSDYEEDPYSVFMTKEL is encoded by the coding sequence TTGGATATTAAACTTGATGACTTAACAGGCACTGAAATAACTTCATTAATAGAGGAACATGTCCATAACATGGGGATTCATTACCCAGACGATATTAATTATGGTTTTAATATAGAAGATTTAAAGAAACCTGAAATTACATTTTGGAGTGCATGGGAGCAAAATGAATTAGTTGGTTGTGGAGCACTTATAGAACTTGATTCTCAGCACGGGGAATTAAAATCTATGAAAAAAGTTCCTTCACATTTACGTAAAGGAGTTGCCAAGCAAATCCTTGAACATATAATTGAAGAAGCTAAGAAACGAGGCTATACACGGCTAAGTTTAGGAACCGGTGCTATGGAAGCTTTTGAAGCTGCTCGTAAACTCTATGAAAATTATGGATTTGAATATTGCAAGCCATTTTCAGATTACGAAGAGGATCCATATAGTGTATTTATGACAAAAGAATTATGA
- a CDS encoding HD domain-containing protein yields the protein MRYILERTYVMELLEWAYQQNPGPWFNHSINVARATESIISELINNGYDLNIDLAYNAALLHDIGRYKGFTKSVIHSYDGYIYMNDLGYKGNAIICITHSFPCRNEHLEVAADWILVPDYKKNLMVEILNKYSDYNLYNKVITLCDAIADAEGFTTLEKRLISVGLRHGTTSNTSLHWKGFYTIKKELEALIGKSVYTLLPGVENSIYTNIDY from the coding sequence ATGAGATATATTTTGGAAAGGACTTATGTAATGGAATTACTTGAGTGGGCGTATCAACAAAATCCAGGTCCATGGTTTAATCATTCCATTAATGTTGCAAGAGCTACTGAGAGTATTATCTCAGAACTGATTAATAATGGGTACGATCTTAATATTGATTTGGCATACAATGCTGCTCTTCTCCACGACATAGGTAGGTATAAAGGTTTCACAAAATCTGTAATTCACTCTTATGATGGTTATATTTATATGAATGATTTGGGGTATAAGGGAAATGCAATTATTTGTATCACTCATTCGTTTCCTTGTAGAAACGAACATCTAGAGGTTGCGGCAGATTGGATTCTTGTTCCCGATTATAAGAAAAATCTGATGGTTGAAATTTTAAATAAGTATAGTGATTATAATTTATATAATAAAGTCATTACCCTTTGTGACGCTATCGCTGACGCAGAAGGCTTCACTACTCTTGAAAAAAGATTGATTTCAGTTGGTTTACGGCACGGAACAACCTCCAACACCTCTTTACATTGGAAGGGATTCTATACAATTAAGAAAGAGCTAGAAGCTTTGATTGGTAAGAGCGTATATACACTCCTCCCCGGAGTAGAAAATTCTATATATACAAATATCGATTATTAA
- a CDS encoding NAD(P)H-dependent oxidoreductase produces the protein MNTLIIYTHPNHNSLSYAFLQKIIEGSKENPHVTDLKVIDLYEEKFSPQLIFNEDKLRRDMHTDADLEKYRKQILWADKIVFVYPIWWGRPPAMLLGFIDRVFASNFAYKNKGRLGMAEGLLKGKSVVCVSTMKGPTNYPLIFLNNVHKVLMKKAIMNFVGIKKVKFFEFGNMESQKGKQSQKLNKTYHYFQKVSN, from the coding sequence ATGAACACTCTTATTATTTATACACACCCAAATCATAACAGCCTATCCTATGCATTTTTGCAAAAAATTATAGAAGGAAGTAAAGAGAATCCACATGTTACTGATTTAAAAGTAATAGATTTATATGAAGAAAAGTTTAGTCCTCAGCTTATATTTAATGAAGATAAATTAAGGAGAGATATGCATACTGATGCTGATCTAGAAAAGTATAGAAAACAAATATTGTGGGCAGATAAAATTGTTTTTGTTTATCCAATTTGGTGGGGAAGGCCTCCTGCAATGCTCTTAGGATTTATTGATCGAGTGTTTGCTTCTAATTTTGCTTATAAAAACAAGGGAAGACTAGGGATGGCTGAAGGGCTTTTAAAAGGAAAATCAGTAGTCTGTGTTTCTACAATGAAGGGCCCTACGAATTATCCACTTATTTTCTTAAATAATGTTCATAAAGTATTAATGAAGAAAGCAATAATGAATTTTGTAGGCATCAAAAAAGTAAAATTCTTTGAATTTGGTAATATGGAAAGTCAAAAAGGTAAACAATCACAAAAGTTAAATAAAACGTATCACTACTTTCAAAAAGTATCTAATTAG
- a CDS encoding MarR family transcriptional regulator has protein sequence MIKFTDSVYSVTYELSKDEKPQNITSVQYDMLVLIALKKQTSPSQISDCLHISMPNVSRELKRLGEHNLIKSSSDVEDRRKKYISLSKDGELLIEEIYNRILIKFNNRIKNPSQKELEEIDRAVDVLQKYVYFD, from the coding sequence TTGATTAAATTTACTGATTCAGTATATAGCGTTACTTACGAACTCTCGAAAGATGAAAAGCCACAAAATATTACATCTGTACAATATGATATGCTTGTTTTAATAGCATTAAAAAAGCAAACTAGCCCCAGCCAAATTAGCGATTGTCTTCATATATCAATGCCAAATGTTAGCCGTGAACTAAAAAGATTAGGGGAACACAATTTAATAAAAAGTAGTTCGGATGTAGAGGATCGAAGAAAAAAGTACATTTCTCTCTCTAAGGATGGAGAGTTATTAATTGAAGAAATTTATAATCGCATCTTGATCAAGTTCAATAACAGAATTAAGAATCCATCTCAAAAAGAATTAGAAGAAATTGATCGTGCTGTTGATGTGCTACAAAAATACGTTTATTTTGACTAA
- the coaW gene encoding type II pantothenate kinase, which translates to MNHSKIGIDAGGTLVKVAYSNKDLIKYKLFSSHKLDEVVTWIRSSFHHPKICLTGGKQQVLANKLELPTKSILEFDATCKGVAFILKQHQLFLGDSYILANIGTGTSIHVVKDGEQQRIGGTGVGGGTLMGLSYLYFGKKDFTEIIQVSRDGNRGNVDLKVSDIFEGIVPPISGDLTASNFGNIGKLSKESPSQSDIIVSIIGLIGETVVTICEQAANRFDSQSIVYIGSTFRSNPILKNIIREYTEMRKKKPLFLEEGEFSGAVGALISLQ; encoded by the coding sequence ATGAATCACTCAAAGATAGGCATTGATGCTGGGGGCACACTCGTTAAAGTTGCGTACTCAAATAAAGATTTAATTAAATATAAATTATTCTCATCTCATAAACTAGATGAGGTTGTTACATGGATTCGATCTTCTTTTCATCACCCGAAAATTTGTCTAACTGGTGGTAAACAACAAGTTCTTGCTAATAAGTTAGAATTACCTACAAAATCTATCTTAGAATTTGATGCTACATGCAAGGGAGTGGCATTTATTTTAAAGCAGCACCAACTTTTTCTAGGAGACAGTTATATTTTAGCGAATATAGGAACTGGGACGTCTATACATGTTGTGAAAGACGGTGAACAACAACGAATTGGTGGAACTGGTGTTGGTGGAGGAACATTGATGGGTTTGTCTTATTTATATTTTGGAAAAAAAGATTTTACTGAGATCATTCAAGTATCAAGGGATGGTAATAGAGGGAATGTTGACTTAAAAGTAAGTGATATTTTTGAAGGGATTGTTCCTCCGATTTCAGGGGATCTTACAGCAAGTAATTTTGGAAACATAGGTAAACTTTCCAAAGAATCTCCTTCACAATCTGACATAATTGTTTCGATAATTGGACTTATAGGAGAAACAGTTGTCACCATTTGCGAACAGGCTGCAAATCGTTTTGATTCACAATCAATCGTATATATTGGTTCAACTTTTCGTTCTAATCCAATATTAAAGAATATAATTAGAGAATATACCGAAATGAGAAAAAAGAAACCCTTATTTTTGGAAGAAGGTGAATTTAGTGGAGCTGTAGGTGCTTTAATAAGTTTACAATAA